GATTTTTAAGCAAGAATGAACAAACTGTGAAAACCATTACAGTACATTTCTGATTTCTGATATAACCCTTTCTTATGAGAGTTGTGTAATGTCACCGTGACCAACATTTTCTTCACTGTTGTTCTGCTGCTGCTCAAAGTGTAGAAAAGTGTCTGAACACTAACAGACTAGTGTTCGCCCTATTAGCACcctaagagagcaaaattggctgtgCTGTCTCAATGAGGGGGATGGTGTACTCCCTCCACTATCAATCAAAGTGCCACTAGCcagtcatgggcatctgtgagttcATGCATGCCGAAGGGTTTGGATAAcattttcctctgagtgtgtcacGGTGCCCTGTGACTCAgtgtgagcagcagtttgaaaagatgtggttGGCTGGCTTCACATGTCCTGGAGGAAGCACGTGATCAGCATATGATGGGGCGAGCTAACTAGTATGGTGATCGGCCAAGACTAAATTAAGAAGAAAAAGTTTGTGGGGAAAAATACTATCACTGATTTGacaatgatgtaaaaaaaaagaaaactgagtGCATGTACAGTATAGAGTTCAACTGTATATTACATGAAGCCAGTCTTCTGGGTCCTAAAACCCAAATCCAGGCAGCCTTTAGAGTTTGCTGGCCCTTCGAGTCCCACTTTTTACGTAATTACTAATTAATGCCAAACAAGCATGTTCAGTAATAGATGTATACAGTATGTTAAGGGGGAAACCAGACTGAAGTCTTTGTTCAACCAATGAAGTTTGTCCTTAATAATAATGACATTAGTTAAAGTATTTGAAGGTTGATGAGTGATAAataatgttgattttttttttgacccaATCAAGGAATTAGTATCAGTAACTAAAAGACATGAAGAAACAGGATATACAAAAGAACAGTGTTTTTAATGTTTTGTTCATACCACTTGTTTCCTTTTTTGACAGTGCCTATTGCTCCATCTCAAAAGTTCAAAGCCATGATCTTGACAAGGACCTTCGATTAAAGCAATCCTCCAGTTAAAGGGAAAAGAGAAGACACAATGCCTGACCCTGACCTTCTCCCTCCTGCCCCACCTCTTGCCATCCTAAACTGCTCCTCTCCTAACTGTACCCTTGCCAACTTTTCAGCATTTCATGGTAATGGGTGCCATGACGACAAGCCCTTATTTGTGACGCTTGCTGTGGCCTACAGTGCTGTAGCCTTGCTGGGAGTGACTGGTAACTTGGTATTGATTGTTGTGATCTGGCGCCAACGCGAACTCTCCAACGCCACCAGCGTGCTTATTGCCAATCTGTCAGCCTCCGACTTGCTGATGGCACTTGTCTGCTTGCCCGTAACATTCGCCTACACATTCATGGACCATTGGCCATTTGGTAGTGCCATGTGCAAGATCAACAGCCTAGCCCAATGCACCTCTGTCTCTGTCTCCATCTTTTCCCTTGTTCTGATTGCCATCGAGCGCCACCAATTGATTGTGCGACCACGCGGCTGGAGACCCAGTGCGTTCCAGGCCTGCCTGGGTGTTGCCCTCAGCTGGGTTCTGGCCCTGCTCACCGCCATGCCTTTTCTACTCTTCTCAGTTACCACTGATGGACCCTTGAAGCAGCTGCCTGCCATTTTGCATGAGCAATACCGGGGCAAGGTGGTGTGTATGGAGCAGTGGCCCTCACGCCAAATCAAGCTCACCTACACGACTACCATGTTGCTCCTGCAGTATGTCGCACCCTTGACCTTCATCTTCATTTGCTACCTGAAGGTAAGGAGTGTCAGCTTTTGTCTAGAGAGTATTTAGTAATGAGGCAGTGAGGCATAGAGGCTGTTATATTCAAGACAGGGCATTACAGGCTTTAAGCTAGACATCAAAAGAAATCATTAGTGATGCAAATGACCACAACTCACAAACTGAATTACTGTATTTCTCTTTAGACTATAAGCAAGCAAAAGGAAAGAAATACTCATGAAAACTACAGGACGAAAGCATTAGGCATTTCTTCCTTTATGGTAGAAAATGCTATCGTGAGCTAATTGCAGAAGGATATGAAATGAAACCCGTGAGAGGCATTCAGGGCTGTATCCTAAACTGCTTTCAGCATGCTGAATAGAATGCAAAAGTAGTCGAGACACTTTTGGTGCACTGACATCATATTTACTCTAGTAATACTATATGTTTTCAGATATAACAACCTGGAAAATACAATTACTGTACAGTTGATGTTATAGTTTGAAAAAGTATTTggacatttttgtttttgttgttccaGTGCATATATCCACTTCAAATTTATGCACCTAATATCTTTTGACCTATATATTTAATCAACAAAGTACACTATCTGGCCAGAGTGTGTAgacggacacctgaccatcataccctgtatagatgacttgcaaccacatgatcaaaacgcgctacgtcatgagcgtccgccatgatgatggatatacaaagcaactaggacggcagccgctgaaagcgtgtctgtaaacaacgctgaattttctcagtattaccacgatttgaacggtcgagcgaagattcgatactaaGAGAAGACAGACGTGTGTGGTTttgaccaatattatttaaaaaagtcagacctttctgaagataagatgcttctaccgaccatcgagtatgaatacaggtcatttcgtcccatagttaagacatttcatccagagcctttttcatacgcacctatcaattattttatatttcaggggtttttttcttcaaaaaaaggaggaattctcaatggaatttgactgaagcagTTTCGACACTAAAAAGCGTACTAAAGGGGGTAACCACGTcggcccgtgccacttgctgaccctgggatgagttcactcccttgtcactgcaggctgctcgcttgcatgtctatgtttctggctggatcatattaactcTTCAGGTGCAGAGCAGTGCTGTTGCAGGGACTTCATTCGTGAATCCCGGGCCAAGGTGCGGTCTTACCGacccgagaccatgctctttcgaagggggaggcttagagggaggtgcctgtaaaatttggctttgctgcaaGATCTGTTGGCCgaattattaatttttaaagccagctggatcatctcatctcatctcattatctctagccgctttatccttctacagggtcgcgggcaagctggagcctatcactcacattcacacctacggtcaatttagagtcaccagttaacctaacctgcatgtctttggactgtgggggaaaccggagcacccggaggaaacccacgtggacatggggagaacatgcaaactccgcacagaaaggccctcgccggccacggggctcgaacccagaccttcttgctgtgaggcgacagcactaaccactacaccaccgtgccgcccccagctggatcatattaaatcattAAATGCCAAGCAGCGCTTTTGCAGGGCTTTCGTTCGCgaacaccggaatacctgaaaaataaaataattgatagtgcgtatgaaaaaggctttggacgaaatgttcaTTGAATGAAGTGTCccatcccctcgtctcctctccgtactaagcctcagagtttcctcgccctctttccaaatcacggatGGAATTGTATAATATCAGAacgtgccacagtcacgagtactgttgtgaccacaaccatatacagcacaaagatatgacgTAGCTGAAAGAATGCTTaaggcagtggaaaaacaaagagagttgcacatgcgtgactatgttttgtatggaatgtcgcttgaccccgcattcgtATAatgtccaccaacatggccgacatccgggtttctattttgctttgatgtcacttgcaagtcaaggatttgtTGAATTCCACATTTAGTCATTTTTAGCTGCATCAACTCTTTTGGAAACACTTTCCACTAGATGttagagtgtggctgtggggatttatgtCCATTCAGCTacgagagcattagtgaggtcaggcactgatgtaggGCAAGGAGTCCTAGTGCACAGTCAATGTTCCAATTTGTCCCAAAGtttttcagtggggttgaggtcaggtatctgtgcaggacacttgagttcttatACAGCAACTTGgcgaaccatgtcttcatggacgtcAGTTTGTGCACAGCAGCATTGCCATGCAGGAACAGATTTGGGCCTTTTAGTTCCAGTTAAAGGAAATCTTAAAGTTACAGCATACCAAGACATtctaaaagtacaaccccgattccaaaaaaattgggacaaagtacaaattgtaaataaaaacggaatgcaatgatgtggaagtttcaaaattccatattttattcagaatagaacatagatgacatatcaaatgtttaaactgagaaaatgtatcatttaaagagaaaaattaggcgattttaaatttcatgacaacaacacatctcaaaaaagttgggacaaggccatgtttaccactgtgagacatccccttttctctttacaacagtctgtaaacgtctggggactgaggagacaagttgctcaagtttagggataggaatgttaacccattcttgtctaatgtaggattctagttgctcaactgtcttaggtcttttttgtcatattttccgttttatgatgcgccaaatgttttgtatgggtgaaagatctggactgcaggctggccagttcagtacccggacccttctattATGCAGCCattatgctgtaattgatgcagtatgtggtttggcattgtcatgttggaaaatgcaaggtcttccctgaaagagacgtcgtctggatgggagcatatgttgttctagaacctggatatacctttcagcattgatggtgtctttccagatgtgtaagctgcccatgccacacgcactaatgcaaccccataccatcagagatgcaggcttctgaactgagcgctgataacaacttgggtcatccttctcctctttagtccgaatgacacggcgtccctgatttccataaagaacttcaaattttgattcgtctgaccacagaacagttttccactttgccacagtccattttaaatgagccttggcccagagaagacgtctgcgcttctggatcatgtttagatacggcttcttctttgaactatagagttttagctggcaacggcggatggcacggtgaattgtgttcacagataatgttctctggaaatattcctgagcccattttgtgatttccaatacagaagcatgcctgtatgtgatgcagtgccgtctaagggcccgaagatcacgggcacccagtatggttttccggccttgacccttacgcacagagattcttccagattctctgaatcttttgatgatattatacactgtagatgatgatatgttcaaactctttgcaattttacactgtcgaactcctttctgatattgctccactatttgtcggcgcagaattagggggattggtgatcctcttcccatctttacttctgagagccgctaccactccaagatgctctttttatacccagtcatgttaatgacctattgccaattgacctaatgagttgcaatttggtcctccagctgttccttttttgtacctttaacttttccagcctcttattgcccctgtcccaacttttttgagatgtgttactgtcatgaaatttcaaatgagccaatatttgacatgaaatttcaaaatgtctcactttcgacatttgagatgttgtctatgttctattgtgaatagaatatcagtttttgagatttgtaaattattgcatttcatttttatttacaatttgtactttgtcccaacttctttggaatcggggttgtatattaataCTGTACTTTTCTGTCATGTTGCATGCTTAATGTGCTGTTTGGAAAGAACAGTGGAATTGGGTTCTGCACTGATAATGCCCTGCTCAAAACAAGCCCAGAATATTTGAGTAACTGGACCAATTGCGAAAATGTCCTTAAGTGTGGTGACCATATTGTGCAGAGAGACTGTGGCAATAACACCCATAATGTGTTTCTCAAAGACTGGGCTCagaaaatctgtgtgctgattgcACATTTCATAATTAGTAGTTATGTAAAGCAGAAACACCTGCATTAAATTTGGAAATACCAAAATTGTGTCTTTCAGAATTGCATCATGGCCTTCAAACAACAATTTATTTGAGCTATACAAGACAAATactgggtggtacggtggtgtagtggttagcactgtcacctcacagaaagaaggtgctggattcgagcccagtggccaacgggggcctttctgtgtggagtttgcatgttctccccatgtctgcgtgggtttcctccgggtgctccagtttccttccacagtccaaagacatgcaggttaggttaattggtggctctaaattgaccgtaggtgtgaatgtgagtgtgaatggttgtctgtgtctatgtgtcagccctgcgatgatctggcgacttgtccatggtgtaccctgcctctcgcccatagtcagctgggataggctccagcttgcctgtgaccctgcagaggataagcagttatggatgatggatggatggaagacaaATACTTCTATTCATGGACAAAAATAATTCCAGAAATGACTGGAGATTGATTATTGATTGATTCTTTAAATtcttgggcagcatggtgatgtagtggttagcattgttgcctcacaaaaagaaggttctggatttgagccaagTGGcccatgggggcctttctgtgtggggtttgcatgttctccccgtgtctgcatgggtttcctctgggtgctcaggtttcctcccagagttcaaagacatgccgattaggtaaaatacccagccactggggttgcacaagccagtgcgtacttagtgccagtcccaagcctggatagattggggggtTGCattaggaagggcatctggtgtaaaaacacaTGCTAAATCAAATATATGGAACaggtctgctgtggcaacccaaacgttcaggagcagccgaaagaagaagaagaaaaagattgTTGAAATTCCTGAATTGATAAATTGTTCTGCAGACTTGACAGATCCATGCAAATAAGGTTCTTAATGCAGATGCAAAGATATTGGAGAGATACTGGAAAGAATCGAACATTACGAATAAGTGTTAAGAATATGTGCTGTATTTTGAAAATTTGAAAGAAACATGGAATATTCTTGTGTGGATTATAAAGGTGAATAGATGAGTTATATGATGTTTCCTTCTCTTTTTCTTTACTGGAACCACATTACAGGAATAATACTTCATGAGTAAAGGCAAAATATGATCAGTTGTATTTAGCTTTAAGCATCTGAGATATACTGTATATCCATTGTTTTATATGAGGATTGCTGAAAAGTGAGTCACTCCAAAAGAAAGCAGTTTATTTAGCTCTGAATTCACTGACATGGAAAAAAGAAGGAAAGCACAGTGATGCTTGCTCATTACAGAAAATGGAGGGTTGTTTTCCCAGAATACGGCACAGTTCAGACACAACTGATTCACCTTATCAGCTAATTATGAAGCTCTTTATCAGCATGATGAGGTCTGTTAGAACAAGGCAAACACCAAAAATGGGCCAAGCTTTGACCTGGGAGGACAGTCAGCCCATCCCTGATCTAGGCACTGATATTGTGAAGGCACACCCTTTAACTGTGCATGAACTTTCACACCATTGCAAAAGGTTCCAGGAAAAAGTACATCAGTTGTTATTTTAGAGCTAcgaaacaaaaaaatacaaagcTTAAGATGATTCACATATTATACAATCCACATATAAGTGCAAAAAAATTTTTTCTTGTAATATACTGTAATTTAATGAAGTTTGAGAATTACAGCTTGTTGTCACATCGAGGCCACTTCATTTTCAATACCGCCCCTGTTTACCTCTGCCAACTCTGTTGGAGGAGGTTAGGCTTTCGTctttgtttgttcgtttgtttgtttgtctgttcccaatgtaactcaaaaagtagtgaacgaattggatgaaatttggtggaaaggtacgtgaaccatgagccaaggaacaattgattagattttgatgcaaatccagatatgtatgtagatccaggattttttttgtctgttcccaacgtaactcaaaaagtagtgaacggatttggatgaattttggtggaaaggtgagccatagattttgatgcaaatccagatctgTATGTGCATCCAGGATCCaggtatgtatgtggatccaggatctttttgtctgttcccaatgtaactcaaaaagtagtgaatggatttgggtggacagctttagtattatccaaggttcaagtgatttgatttagatattgataatatgtggcttggcagaggtatgcactctaccaagtgcccttctagttatattTGTATTTATAAACGCATTGATatgaaaattacagactgatACCAATAGCCAAGGGCATCTGAGTCGACAATTTTTAAAATTAGGTTACATCACACGAGGGAAATCGTTTGTTTTTAGGATAGCTTTTATGATAGTCCATAGAGTGGATCAAGGAATAGGCAGATAACACTAAACAGGGATGATCCATAATTATTAAAACAAGTGAGGGTCCAAACTGGGAAATACTTTCCACAgaacatgaactagaaaaaaaGACATGGACTTAGAGGCAGAAGGACAGTAGGACAAAAGACATAACCGCATACAGGGCTGTTTTGGAGCATTTGGCGGCACGAAGTGACAACTTCCTCAGTGGCCTGTCACCCACAGAAAAATgctgaataaagaataaaataaaaacaatcacTATATACACTAGGAATTAAATGTTGACTTTGGCTTTTAAATATACCagcatgggtggcatggtggtgtagtggttatcactgtcgcctcacagcaagaaggtcctgggttcaagcccagcagctggtgagggcctttctgtgtggagtttgcatgttctccccgtgtccgtgtgggtttcctccaggtgctccggtttcccccacagtccaaagacatgcaggttaggataactggtggctctaaattgaccgtaggtgtgagtgtgaatggttgtctgtgtctatgtgtcagccctgtgatgacctggcgacttgtccagggtgtaccccgcctttcgcccgtagtcagctgggataggctccagcttgcctgcgaccctgtagaacaggataaagcagctacagataatggatggatgaatgtactGGCATCGCTTTCCTTCATTGCGTCTGAAAAATAACCATTAGACcgtactacactgtaaaaaataatttattgtgTTAACTTAAAAAAATGATTAACTTGGTTGCCTTAAAATTTTCAGTTCATTAaaactcatatagtaagttagcataatgaggcaatcaagttgcattgtgctaacttactataagagtttcaacaaacttgaaattttaaggcaaccacttttttaagttaacacaacaaataattttttacagtgtatggtcTTTATTAGCGGAGATTGTGTTAAAAGTCAACAGGGAGCTTATTGTTGTCATAGCGTGTAGTATTGAGCCAGCAACTTAACACGTGTTAGCCTAACACTTCTTACTCTGGATATTAGCTAGCCGCTTAGCCGTGAACTTTTTCTTGTCGAGTTGTGTCAAGAAGCGCAAACAAGGAAGCAAACGAAGAAACAAATTGGCTAAAATATGATTAATTAGGGgcggcgcagtggtgtagtggttagcgctatcgcctcacagcaagaaggcctgggttcgagccctgtggccggcgagggcctttctatgcggagtttgcatgttctccccatgtccgcgtgggtttcctccgggtgctccggtttcccccacagtccaaagacatgcaggttaggttaactggtgactctaaattgaccgtaggtgtgagtgtgaatggttgtctgtgtctatgtgtcagccctgtgatgacctggcgacttgtccagggtgtaccccgcctttcgcccgtagtcagctgggatagactccagcttgcctgcgaccctgtagaacaggataaagcggctagagataatgagatgagatgattaattaggggcggcgcagtggtgtagtggttagcgctgtcgcctcacagcaagaaggtccgggttcgagccctgtggccggcgagggcctttctgtgtggagtttgcatgttgtccgcgtgggtttcctccgggtgctccggtttcccccacagtccaaagacatgcaggttaggttaactggtgactctaaattgaccgtaggtgtgaatgtgagtgtgaatggttgtctgtgtctatgtgtcagccctgtgatgacctggcgacttgtccagggtgtaccccgcctttcgcccgtagtcagctgggataggctccagcttgcctgcgaccctgtagaacaggataaagcagctacagataatgagattagatgattAATTAGCATGAATTTCTCATTTTCtgttttgtgggggtttttttgtttttgtttttttacctcagACATATTACCTTCATATTCATTTCATATGCTAAGTACATAAGGGTATGGGACAGTGGTATTCGATGGCATTATGAAAATTTGAATAGTATTTGAAAAGAGAAATTTAGTATAGTCTATCTCGTACAGAAGACGACACACTATGACCTTAACTTTACTGATTATCTCTTGCTAAATTTGGTCCACGTACcgtagcaggtttttttttttttttttagcatacaGCCTATGACTTACTTTAACTAACATCAAACAATTTGTGCTATTTGTCATCTGTTTCAAATCAGATAGAAACGTGTTGGAAGATATAGGAACAGGAAGACAGTACATCTGACTGTGACCTTGTGGTTGCTTCCGAtaagaagtttgaaataaatttgaACCGAGCAGGCATCTGTGGAAGGGTTTGATTTGTATCAGTTATACTGCCAGTGGATTTAACAAAACCTTATGCTGTGGCTGTGTGTGcgcacgagtgtgtgtgtgtgtgtgtgtgtgtgtgtgtgtgtgaagccatTTTCAGAGGCTTAGTAACGATTGGAAGTTTACCAAGAaccctctctgcctcttctctttctcATTTTCTTGGTTGATTAAAATCTCCACCCCTTGAGAAGAAAAGCAGAAACACACTTGGGCAAAGTTCCCCAAGAACAGCTGGAGTACATGTGCATACCGGTCTCTCTGGGGCCTCTCGTTTTATTTATGACGGATATTGCAGTGGGACTGGCTGGACGCAGCTTTGTGGGATGAGTGCGTGTTCCTGATTGAACAGGCAGAGTGACCTGCCATGTCAGCTCACTGACACGCATCACACATGGGCACAGATGCTACATACATACACAATGAGGctgtatgagagagcgagagagagcgagagagagagagagaaagaagattaGAGGGAATTGGGCCAAAGCTGGAGATGTAATAACTTCACACTTTAGCTCAAGGGCCAGAATTATACTATGAGTGAATAGCATGAGAGAAAAATTGCAAagcgagacagaggaagagagatGCTTTTCGATGCAATGGCCCATTTTGAACAGGTGTCAAAGAAATAATAGACAAATGCATGAGAGTTAACTTTATATAGATGTTATTTGCCCGTTATATAAAGGgttactgtattttattattatttttttaatgtcgCTGGTGGCATTTAAATGAAAGCGTCTGTAATTAATACAGTACCGATTAGCCATTTTAAAGTGATAGCAGATAATCAAAGTAATTTACATTTTTGTTGCACTTAATTAACCACAAGCTGTGAAAAACAACACTTTCTATTCCTCTGAACCTAAAATACAGCTCGTGTAGCATTCGCATTTTTTTATTCTACGCAGCATTTTTTAAAGCTAATACAGAAAATATGCCTTAAAGGCTTTACTTAAATTCTCAAACAGTGATTctctgcagggcggcacggtggtgtagtggttagcgctgtggcctcacaataagaaggtccgggttcgagccccgtggccggcgagggcctttctgtgcggagtttgcgtgttctccacgtgggtttcctccgggtgctccggtttcccccacagtccaaagacatgcaggttaggttaactggtgactctaaattgaccgtaggtgtgaatgtgagtgtgaatggttgtctgtgtctatgtgtcagccctgtgatgacctggcgacttgtccagggtgtaccccgcctttcgcctgtagtcagctgggataggctccagcttgcctgcgaccctgtagaaggataaagcggctacagataatgaaatgagaatgAGTGATTCTCTGCCGGCCCTGGGATTTGAAGCAACAATCTTCCAGGCAATAATGGAtaaactgcaaagttgaattgtgggcagaatgttctatgtgtatagctgttggagtttcgagatgtttcactgctgcacacacacacacacacacagtgtatcctgtgtataaatgttttgccgagataaaaagcgttcCACATTTTACCATTCCGGAGatcgccgaagcaagtgagcaacaatctcACGCAACCACTGTGGGGtgagtttgacctacttttaaccaaaacaagtctgcgtgggccaggggcgtcagaagtatttttaatgtggggggacacactggtggggggtctgggggtcctcccccagaaaatttttaattaattagatgccatttcctgcattctggtgtattttaacaggttgttaaagacctaattttacctacaaaagtcacgtaattccatgactattttagagactcaacaataagtcctcattcaactagtccatatattcatcagcctgtttttaaacccactgctctgcctaagataatgagacgaacatgacacaatttatcaccaacaatgactttatgggtgcattttactttttattttgtgtttccttttttatttagttttagatggaacacagcatgccactgtgccaagcaatagtgacactcaactgtatgtttaaaaataagaatattcataatatcacacaatgaacaggcatgacatggcatcatgcaaacttcataacacaaaatcacactgtgtcaagcaacggtgacacaaaaaataacttcacacaatgaacaggtgtaattttgtt
This Neoarius graeffei isolate fNeoGra1 chromosome 3, fNeoGra1.pri, whole genome shotgun sequence DNA region includes the following protein-coding sequences:
- the npy1r gene encoding neuropeptide Y receptor type 1, producing MPDPDLLPPAPPLAILNCSSPNCTLANFSAFHGNGCHDDKPLFVTLAVAYSAVALLGVTGNLVLIVVIWRQRELSNATSVLIANLSASDLLMALVCLPVTFAYTFMDHWPFGSAMCKINSLAQCTSVSVSIFSLVLIAIERHQLIVRPRGWRPSAFQACLGVALSWVLALLTAMPFLLFSVTTDGPLKQLPAILHEQYRGKVVCMEQWPSRQIKLTYTTTMLLLQYVAPLTFIFICYLKIYVRLRQRKSVMERMRENKYRSHETKRISVMLFCIVVAFAICWLPLNVFNAVVDWNHEATMNCTHNPLFLLCHLTAMCSICINPIFYGFLNRNFQQDLQSFRFCKRLSTREEEYDTVAMSTIHSDLSKASLKLSSADI